From Candoia aspera isolate rCanAsp1 chromosome 4, rCanAsp1.hap2, whole genome shotgun sequence, a single genomic window includes:
- the NR1D2 gene encoding nuclear receptor subfamily 1 group D member 2 isoform X2 translates to MELSAGSVIAYISSSSSASSPASCHSEGSENSFQSSSSPVPPSPNSSSSEGSCGSKSKEHSDGGPNSDQLKNHAKANQSSGTSTAKSPNGFTKLNGMVLLCRVCGDVASGFHYGVHACEGCKGFFRRSIQQNIQYKKCLKSNNCSIMRMNRNRCQQCRFKKCLSVGMSRDAVRFGRIPKREKQRMLIEMQSAMKTMMNTQFSDHLPSEALRDSQKALLLVPQEQLNSKLQQEEENVQRHSSLSPLPPPLPSPPPLPSDIAKEEVIGMVTSAHKDTFMYNQEQPEDRTTVVQPPNRGKSLKCLEQYNSGGEPNHGTISSILHNGNVQHFNGQYKRQSSMHYPTGYNLCFHSVNFTNGFTTKGCNKVPENGFSSVESLNAYSCSTGGRMHLVCPMNKTPFVDPNKSGQEVWEEFSMSFTPAVKEVVEFAKRVPGFRDLSQHDQVNLLKAGTFENDQE, encoded by the exons ATGGAGCTCAGCGCCG GAAGTGTAATTGCTTACATCAGTTCTTCAAGCTCTGCATCTAGCCCAGCCTCCTGTCACAGTGAGGGCTCAGAAAATAGTTTTCAGTCCTCCTCTTCGCCTGTACCACCATCACCAAACAGTTCCTCCTCTGAGGGGAGCTGTGGTAGCAAGAGCAAAGAGCACTCTGATGGAGGACCAAACAGTGACCAGTTAAAGAATCACGCTAAGGCAAATCAATCAAGTGGAACCTCAACAGCAAAAAGTCCTAATGGATTTACAA AATTGAATGGCATGGTCTTGCTGTGTAGAGTCTGTGGAGATGTTGCTTCAGGATTTCACTATGGGGTCCATGCCTGTGAAGGCTGCAAG GGTTTCTTCAGAAGAAGCATTCAGCAAAATATCCAATACAAGAAGTGCCTGAAGAGTAACAACTGCTCTATAATGAGAATGAATAGAAACAGGTGTCAGCAGTGCCGATTCAAAAAATGTTTGTCGGTAGGAATGTCAAGAGATG CTGTTCGATTTGGCCGAATTCCTAAACGTGAGAAGCAGAGGATGCTGATTGAAATGCAAAGTGCCATGAAAACTATGATGAATACTCAGTTCAGTGATCACTTGCCGAGCGAAGCGTTAAGAGATAGCCAAAAGGCATTGCTCTTAGTGCCTCAGGAACAGCTGAACTCCAAactacagcaagaagaagaaaatgtccaGAGGCACTCCtctctttccccccttcctcctccactgccttctcctcctcctctgccctcTGACATTGCCAAGGAAGAAGTGATTGGCATGGTGACTAGTGCCCACAAAGATACATTTATGTACAATCAAGAACAACCAGAAGATCGTACCACTGTTGTGCAGCCTCCAAATAGGGGGAAAAGTCTTAAATGCTTGGAGCAGTATAATTCTGGTGGTGAGCCCAATCATGGTACCATAAGCAGCATACTTCATAATGGGAATGTTCAACATTTCAATGGACAGTATAAAAGGCAAAGCAGTATGCATTATCCAACTGGGTATAATCTTTGCTTCCATTCTGTGAACTTCACCAACGGCTTTACTACGAAAGGATGTAATAAGGTGCCCGAAAATGGCTTTTCTTCTGTTGAATCTCTGAATGCCTATTCCTGCAGCACTGGAGGCAGAATGCATCTG GTTTGCCCAATGAACAAGACTCCTTTTGTGGATCCAAATAAGTCTGGTCAGGAAGTCTGGGAAGAATTTTCCATGAGCTTTACCCCTGCAGTAAAGGAAGTAGTGGAATTTGCCAAGCGTGTTCCAGGCTTCCGAGATCTTTCCCAACATGACCAAGTAAACCTTCTGAAGGCTGGAACCTTTGAG